ACATCTCCGCGAACTCGGCGTCCATGGCGGAGGCGATCTTCCGGATACCGAGGTAGCCGTCGCGCGTGTGGCAGGAGGCGCACTGTGCGCGGAAGACGGCTTCGCCGAGAGGGAGGGCGCGCCCGCCCGCCTCTTTCGACGCCCAGGCGGCCTTCGAGAGGATTCCCTTCGCGTTCAGGGCGTCGATCTCCGACACGAGAACCCCGTTGGAGAACATCTGCTCGGCGATGACGAACGGCTTGCGAATTCCCTCTCGGACCCTCTCGTAGCCGGCGAGAATCCCGGCGCCGGCGAGGAGGGCGAGGATCGCAACCGGCCACGACTGGAGCCTCGGCAGAACGAGAACGAGAAGGGCGAGCAGCGCGGCGACGGCGAACATCCGGAGCGTATGCGACCGGCCCGTCGCGAGAGCGGCGAGGAGAGGCTTCTCGCCGAGGAAGAGCCGCTGGACCGATTCCGGGAGCGCCCGCTCCCAGACGAACCAGCCGATCCCGGCGACGCCGATCCCGAGGGCTCCCGCTGCTCCGAGTATCCGGGAGAGCCGTGCGCGGGCACCGCGATCGGGCTCCCGGAGAGCCGCGAAGGCCATCCACGCCGCGGCGAGGAGGACGCAGGCCCCGGTACGGAAGAGGATGCCCGGAAGGTAGGTCGGGTTCAGGAAGCCGTCCCAGAAGGAGAACGTCTTCGGATAGCTCCCCGGGGTCAGCATGAAGCCGAGGATTCCCTGGATGACCACGAGGGACATGAAGGCTGCGAAGGCGTAGAGCCA
The sequence above is a segment of the Holophagales bacterium genome. Coding sequences within it:
- a CDS encoding cytochrome ubiquinol oxidase subunit I — protein: MDYPIREFAMGGGILIALVAILHVVVSHFAVGGGLVLAVLETAAVKRNDGPLRDLVKRSSMILLLLSTVFGAISGVGIWFTIGVVHPAATSSLIHTFVWAWATEWAFFLLEVVTALAWVATWGKVSPRTHLLLIWLYAFAAFMSLVVIQGILGFMLTPGSYPKTFSFWDGFLNPTYLPGILFRTGACVLLAAAWMAFAALREPDRGARARLSRILGAAGALGIGVAGIGWFVWERALPESVQRLFLGEKPLLAALATGRSHTLRMFAVAALLALLVLVLPRLQSWPVAILALLAGAGILAGYERVREGIRKPFVIAEQMFSNGVLVSEIDALNAKGILSKAAWASKEAGGRALPLGEAVFRAQCASCHTRDGYLGIRKIASAMDAEFAEMFLTAMRDDGANWKARAAGKDVKPDYAFMPPFVGTDDELKALALWLASLNGGQVAEVTDAH